The Eleginops maclovinus isolate JMC-PN-2008 ecotype Puerto Natales chromosome 24, JC_Emac_rtc_rv5, whole genome shotgun sequence genome contains a region encoding:
- the arl13b gene encoding ADP-ribosylation factor-like protein 13B isoform X2, whose amino-acid sequence MFSLMANCCNWLKRWREPARKVTLVMVGLDNAGKTATVRGIQGENPEDVAPTVGFSKVDLKQGKFEVTIFDLGGGKRIRGIWKNYYSESHGVVFVVDSSDVQRIQELRETMAEVLQHPRIAGKPVLVLANKQDQEGALAEADIIENLSLEKLVNENKCLCQIEPCSAVLGYGKKVDKSIKKGLKWLLNNIAKDYEAITERVQKDTAEQRAQEEQDKKERAERVRRIRQEREQQEHEEAEREGRPIEEEELDEENIPNPFQPISNVVSENDGKEKETKEVGTNSLKRDEDQEEEEEEDDEEPNDTRQTPDNPTAATTGDQEKKKTRKLHLKRKHRVDPLRTEDGPAESPTPPPPPVGWATPKASRLPKLEPLGDSRHSEFHKKPLPPLANRPRPNGDAQDIVF is encoded by the exons ATGTTTAGTCTGATGGCGAACTGCTGCAACTGGCTCAAACGCTGGCGAGAGCCTGCAAG GAAAGTGACTCTGGTGATGGTGGGTCTGGATAATGCCGGGAAGACGGCCACAGTACGGGGCATCCAAGGAG AGAATCCCGAGGATGTGGCTCCCACGGTGGGTTTCTCCAAGGTTGACCTGAAGCAGGGCAAGTTCGAGGTGACGATCTTCGATCTGGGCGGCGGGAAGAGGATCCGCGGCATCTGGAAGAACTACTACTCCGAGTCTCACGGCGTGGTGTTCGTCGTCGACTCCAGCGATGTCCAGAGGATCCAGGAGTTACGGGAGACCATGGCCGAGGTCCTCCAGCACCCGCGAATCGCTGGGAAACCGGTGCTAGT GCTTGCCAACAAACAGGACCAGGAGGGAGCGCTGGCTGAAGCCGACATCATCGAGAACCTGTCGTTAGAGAAGCTTGTTAACGAGAACAAGTGTCTCTGTCAGATC GAGCCATGCTCGGCTGTTCTGGGCTACGGCAAAAAGGTCGACAAGTCCATCAAGAAGGGCCTGAAGTGGCTCCTCAACAACATTGCCAAAGACTACGAGGCTATTACGGAGCGCGTGCAGAAGGACACGGCGGAGCAGCGTGCTCAGGAGGAACAGGACAAGAAGGAGAGGGCGGAGCGGGTGAGGAGGATACGACAGGAGAG ggagcagcaggagcacgAGGAGGCAGAGCGCGAGGGCAGGCCGatcgaggaggaggagctggacgAGGAAAACATCCCGAATCcctttcagccaatcagcaacGTGGTCTCTGAG AACGATGGCAAAGAAAAGGAGACGAAGGAGGTCGGGACCAACAGCCTGAAGAGAGACGAGGatcaagaggaagaggaagaggaggacgatgaAGAGCCGAACGACACGAGACAAACGCCGGATAATCCCACTGCAG CCACGACCGGTGatcaggagaagaagaagacgaggaaGCTGCACCTGAAGAGGAAGCACAGAGTGGACCCTCTGAGGACGGAGGACGGACCTGCAGAGAGTCCAACGCCCCCGCCTCCACCAG TGGGATGGGCGACACCCAAAGCTTCTAGGCTGCCAAAACTAGAGCCACTGGGAGACTCGAGACATTCTG AATTTCACAAGAAGCCCCTCCCGCCTCTGGCCAACAGGCCGCGGCCGAACGGCGACGCTCAAGACATCGTCTTTTAA
- the arl13b gene encoding ADP-ribosylation factor-like protein 13B isoform X1 translates to MKTGWLPRTVRWIVRFMSFRRKCRRKVTLVMVGLDNAGKTATVRGIQGENPEDVAPTVGFSKVDLKQGKFEVTIFDLGGGKRIRGIWKNYYSESHGVVFVVDSSDVQRIQELRETMAEVLQHPRIAGKPVLVLANKQDQEGALAEADIIENLSLEKLVNENKCLCQIEPCSAVLGYGKKVDKSIKKGLKWLLNNIAKDYEAITERVQKDTAEQRAQEEQDKKERAERVRRIRQEREQQEHEEAEREGRPIEEEELDEENIPNPFQPISNVVSENDGKEKETKEVGTNSLKRDEDQEEEEEEDDEEPNDTRQTPDNPTAATTGDQEKKKTRKLHLKRKHRVDPLRTEDGPAESPTPPPPPVGWATPKASRLPKLEPLGDSRHSEFHKKPLPPLANRPRPNGDAQDIVF, encoded by the exons ATGAAAACCGGTTGGCTCCCGAGGACAGTTAGATGGATAGTGCGGTTCATGTCTTTTCGACGCAAGTGTCGA AGGAAAGTGACTCTGGTGATGGTGGGTCTGGATAATGCCGGGAAGACGGCCACAGTACGGGGCATCCAAGGAG AGAATCCCGAGGATGTGGCTCCCACGGTGGGTTTCTCCAAGGTTGACCTGAAGCAGGGCAAGTTCGAGGTGACGATCTTCGATCTGGGCGGCGGGAAGAGGATCCGCGGCATCTGGAAGAACTACTACTCCGAGTCTCACGGCGTGGTGTTCGTCGTCGACTCCAGCGATGTCCAGAGGATCCAGGAGTTACGGGAGACCATGGCCGAGGTCCTCCAGCACCCGCGAATCGCTGGGAAACCGGTGCTAGT GCTTGCCAACAAACAGGACCAGGAGGGAGCGCTGGCTGAAGCCGACATCATCGAGAACCTGTCGTTAGAGAAGCTTGTTAACGAGAACAAGTGTCTCTGTCAGATC GAGCCATGCTCGGCTGTTCTGGGCTACGGCAAAAAGGTCGACAAGTCCATCAAGAAGGGCCTGAAGTGGCTCCTCAACAACATTGCCAAAGACTACGAGGCTATTACGGAGCGCGTGCAGAAGGACACGGCGGAGCAGCGTGCTCAGGAGGAACAGGACAAGAAGGAGAGGGCGGAGCGGGTGAGGAGGATACGACAGGAGAG ggagcagcaggagcacgAGGAGGCAGAGCGCGAGGGCAGGCCGatcgaggaggaggagctggacgAGGAAAACATCCCGAATCcctttcagccaatcagcaacGTGGTCTCTGAG AACGATGGCAAAGAAAAGGAGACGAAGGAGGTCGGGACCAACAGCCTGAAGAGAGACGAGGatcaagaggaagaggaagaggaggacgatgaAGAGCCGAACGACACGAGACAAACGCCGGATAATCCCACTGCAG CCACGACCGGTGatcaggagaagaagaagacgaggaaGCTGCACCTGAAGAGGAAGCACAGAGTGGACCCTCTGAGGACGGAGGACGGACCTGCAGAGAGTCCAACGCCCCCGCCTCCACCAG TGGGATGGGCGACACCCAAAGCTTCTAGGCTGCCAAAACTAGAGCCACTGGGAGACTCGAGACATTCTG AATTTCACAAGAAGCCCCTCCCGCCTCTGGCCAACAGGCCGCGGCCGAACGGCGACGCTCAAGACATCGTCTTTTAA
- the arl13b gene encoding ADP-ribosylation factor-like protein 13B isoform X4 has product MKTGWLPRTVRWIVRFMSFRRKCRRKVTLVMVGLDNAGKTATVRGIQGENPEDVAPTVGFSKVDLKQGKFEVTIFDLGGGKRIRGIWKNYYSESHGVVFVVDSSDVQRIQELRETMAEVLQHPRIAGKPVLVLANKQDQEGALAEADIIENLSLEKLVNENKCLCQIEPCSAVLGYGKKVDKSIKKGLKWLLNNIAKDYEAITERVQKDTAEQRAQEEQDKKERAERVRRIRQEREQQEHEEAEREGRPIEEEELDEENIPNPFQPISNVVSENDGKEKETKEVGTNSLKRDEDQEEEEEEDDEEPNDTRQTPDNPTAATTGDQEKKKTRKLHLKRKHRVDPLRTEDGPAESPTPPPPPEFHKKPLPPLANRPRPNGDAQDIVF; this is encoded by the exons ATGAAAACCGGTTGGCTCCCGAGGACAGTTAGATGGATAGTGCGGTTCATGTCTTTTCGACGCAAGTGTCGA AGGAAAGTGACTCTGGTGATGGTGGGTCTGGATAATGCCGGGAAGACGGCCACAGTACGGGGCATCCAAGGAG AGAATCCCGAGGATGTGGCTCCCACGGTGGGTTTCTCCAAGGTTGACCTGAAGCAGGGCAAGTTCGAGGTGACGATCTTCGATCTGGGCGGCGGGAAGAGGATCCGCGGCATCTGGAAGAACTACTACTCCGAGTCTCACGGCGTGGTGTTCGTCGTCGACTCCAGCGATGTCCAGAGGATCCAGGAGTTACGGGAGACCATGGCCGAGGTCCTCCAGCACCCGCGAATCGCTGGGAAACCGGTGCTAGT GCTTGCCAACAAACAGGACCAGGAGGGAGCGCTGGCTGAAGCCGACATCATCGAGAACCTGTCGTTAGAGAAGCTTGTTAACGAGAACAAGTGTCTCTGTCAGATC GAGCCATGCTCGGCTGTTCTGGGCTACGGCAAAAAGGTCGACAAGTCCATCAAGAAGGGCCTGAAGTGGCTCCTCAACAACATTGCCAAAGACTACGAGGCTATTACGGAGCGCGTGCAGAAGGACACGGCGGAGCAGCGTGCTCAGGAGGAACAGGACAAGAAGGAGAGGGCGGAGCGGGTGAGGAGGATACGACAGGAGAG ggagcagcaggagcacgAGGAGGCAGAGCGCGAGGGCAGGCCGatcgaggaggaggagctggacgAGGAAAACATCCCGAATCcctttcagccaatcagcaacGTGGTCTCTGAG AACGATGGCAAAGAAAAGGAGACGAAGGAGGTCGGGACCAACAGCCTGAAGAGAGACGAGGatcaagaggaagaggaagaggaggacgatgaAGAGCCGAACGACACGAGACAAACGCCGGATAATCCCACTGCAG CCACGACCGGTGatcaggagaagaagaagacgaggaaGCTGCACCTGAAGAGGAAGCACAGAGTGGACCCTCTGAGGACGGAGGACGGACCTGCAGAGAGTCCAACGCCCCCGCCTCCACCAG AATTTCACAAGAAGCCCCTCCCGCCTCTGGCCAACAGGCCGCGGCCGAACGGCGACGCTCAAGACATCGTCTTTTAA
- the arl13b gene encoding ADP-ribosylation factor-like protein 13B isoform X3, with translation MKTGWLPRTVRWIVRFMSFRRKCRRKVTLVMVGLDNAGKTATVRGIQGENPEDVAPTVGFSKVDLKQGKFEVTIFDLGGGKRIRGIWKNYYSESHGVVFVVDSSDVQRIQELRETMAEVLQHPRIAGKPVLVLANKQDQEGALAEADIIENLSLEKLVNENKCLCQIEPCSAVLGYGKKVDKSIKKGLKWLLNNIAKDYEAITERVQKDTAEQRAQEEQDKKERAERVRRIRQEREQQEHEEAEREGRPIEEEELDEENIPNPFQPISNVVSENDGKEKETKEVGTNSLKRDEDQEEEEEEDDEEPNDTRQTPDNPTAATTGDQEKKKTRKLHLKRKHRVDPLRTEDGPAESPTPPPPPVGWATPKASRLPKLEPLGDSRHSASAV, from the exons ATGAAAACCGGTTGGCTCCCGAGGACAGTTAGATGGATAGTGCGGTTCATGTCTTTTCGACGCAAGTGTCGA AGGAAAGTGACTCTGGTGATGGTGGGTCTGGATAATGCCGGGAAGACGGCCACAGTACGGGGCATCCAAGGAG AGAATCCCGAGGATGTGGCTCCCACGGTGGGTTTCTCCAAGGTTGACCTGAAGCAGGGCAAGTTCGAGGTGACGATCTTCGATCTGGGCGGCGGGAAGAGGATCCGCGGCATCTGGAAGAACTACTACTCCGAGTCTCACGGCGTGGTGTTCGTCGTCGACTCCAGCGATGTCCAGAGGATCCAGGAGTTACGGGAGACCATGGCCGAGGTCCTCCAGCACCCGCGAATCGCTGGGAAACCGGTGCTAGT GCTTGCCAACAAACAGGACCAGGAGGGAGCGCTGGCTGAAGCCGACATCATCGAGAACCTGTCGTTAGAGAAGCTTGTTAACGAGAACAAGTGTCTCTGTCAGATC GAGCCATGCTCGGCTGTTCTGGGCTACGGCAAAAAGGTCGACAAGTCCATCAAGAAGGGCCTGAAGTGGCTCCTCAACAACATTGCCAAAGACTACGAGGCTATTACGGAGCGCGTGCAGAAGGACACGGCGGAGCAGCGTGCTCAGGAGGAACAGGACAAGAAGGAGAGGGCGGAGCGGGTGAGGAGGATACGACAGGAGAG ggagcagcaggagcacgAGGAGGCAGAGCGCGAGGGCAGGCCGatcgaggaggaggagctggacgAGGAAAACATCCCGAATCcctttcagccaatcagcaacGTGGTCTCTGAG AACGATGGCAAAGAAAAGGAGACGAAGGAGGTCGGGACCAACAGCCTGAAGAGAGACGAGGatcaagaggaagaggaagaggaggacgatgaAGAGCCGAACGACACGAGACAAACGCCGGATAATCCCACTGCAG CCACGACCGGTGatcaggagaagaagaagacgaggaaGCTGCACCTGAAGAGGAAGCACAGAGTGGACCCTCTGAGGACGGAGGACGGACCTGCAGAGAGTCCAACGCCCCCGCCTCCACCAG TGGGATGGGCGACACCCAAAGCTTCTAGGCTGCCAAAACTAGAGCCACTGGGAGACTCGAGACATTCTG CGAGCGCCGTGTAG
- the arl13b gene encoding ADP-ribosylation factor-like protein 13B isoform X5 produces MKTGWLPRTVRWIVRFMSFRRKCRRKVTLVMVGLDNAGKTATVRGIQGENPEDVAPTVGFSKVDLKQGKFEVTIFDLGGGKRIRGIWKNYYSESHGVVFVVDSSDVQRIQELRETMAEVLQHPRIAGKPVLVLANKQDQEGALAEADIIENLSLEKLVNENKCLCQIEPCSAVLGYGKKVDKSIKKGLKWLLNNIAKDYEAITERVQKDTAEQRAQEEQDKKERAERVRRIRQEREQQEHEEAEREGRPIEEEELDEENIPNPFQPISNVVSENDGKEKETKEVGTNSLKRDEDQEEEEEEDDEEPNDTRQTPDNPTAATTGDQEKKKTRKLHLKRKHRVDPLRTEDGPAESPTPPPPPASAV; encoded by the exons ATGAAAACCGGTTGGCTCCCGAGGACAGTTAGATGGATAGTGCGGTTCATGTCTTTTCGACGCAAGTGTCGA AGGAAAGTGACTCTGGTGATGGTGGGTCTGGATAATGCCGGGAAGACGGCCACAGTACGGGGCATCCAAGGAG AGAATCCCGAGGATGTGGCTCCCACGGTGGGTTTCTCCAAGGTTGACCTGAAGCAGGGCAAGTTCGAGGTGACGATCTTCGATCTGGGCGGCGGGAAGAGGATCCGCGGCATCTGGAAGAACTACTACTCCGAGTCTCACGGCGTGGTGTTCGTCGTCGACTCCAGCGATGTCCAGAGGATCCAGGAGTTACGGGAGACCATGGCCGAGGTCCTCCAGCACCCGCGAATCGCTGGGAAACCGGTGCTAGT GCTTGCCAACAAACAGGACCAGGAGGGAGCGCTGGCTGAAGCCGACATCATCGAGAACCTGTCGTTAGAGAAGCTTGTTAACGAGAACAAGTGTCTCTGTCAGATC GAGCCATGCTCGGCTGTTCTGGGCTACGGCAAAAAGGTCGACAAGTCCATCAAGAAGGGCCTGAAGTGGCTCCTCAACAACATTGCCAAAGACTACGAGGCTATTACGGAGCGCGTGCAGAAGGACACGGCGGAGCAGCGTGCTCAGGAGGAACAGGACAAGAAGGAGAGGGCGGAGCGGGTGAGGAGGATACGACAGGAGAG ggagcagcaggagcacgAGGAGGCAGAGCGCGAGGGCAGGCCGatcgaggaggaggagctggacgAGGAAAACATCCCGAATCcctttcagccaatcagcaacGTGGTCTCTGAG AACGATGGCAAAGAAAAGGAGACGAAGGAGGTCGGGACCAACAGCCTGAAGAGAGACGAGGatcaagaggaagaggaagaggaggacgatgaAGAGCCGAACGACACGAGACAAACGCCGGATAATCCCACTGCAG CCACGACCGGTGatcaggagaagaagaagacgaggaaGCTGCACCTGAAGAGGAAGCACAGAGTGGACCCTCTGAGGACGGAGGACGGACCTGCAGAGAGTCCAACGCCCCCGCCTCCACCAG CGAGCGCCGTGTAG
- the LOC134860886 gene encoding gamma-glutamylaminecyclotransferase-like yields the protein MNLPLTYDLLSSSHSWRRPFCIPMARVFVYGTLKKGQPNNYRMFDVANGKAAFLASACTVQKHPLVIAGKYNIPFLLNVPGQGHRVKGEIYKVDDKMLKFLDAFESVPTMYQRTEVKLEVEEWVGGEEKLTAGSITEAFIYSTTSYKKEWLSQRCYESYDSCGDHGLEYHTRETQD from the exons ATGAACCTCCCTCTAACCTACGATTTATTGTCTTCATCACATTCCTG GCGTCGGCCCTTCTGCATCCCCATGGCTCGTGTCTTCGTCTACGGCACCCTGAAGAAGGGCCAGCCCAACAACTACCGCATGTTTGACGTCGCCAACGGGAAGGCGGCATTCCTGGCCTCGGCCTGCACCGTGCAGAAACACCCGCTGGTGATCGCCGGCAAGTACAACATCCCTTTTCTCCTCAACGTGCCGGGTCAGGGTCACCGGGTCAAGGGAGAGATCTACAAAGTGGACGATAAGATGCTGAAGTTCCTGGACGCGTTTGAAAGCGTTCCCACAATGTACCAGCGGACTGAGGTCAAactggaggtggaggagtggGTCGGGGGAGAGGAGAAGCTGACGGCGGGAAGCATCACTGAAGCGTTTATTTACAGCACGACTTCGTACAAGAAGGAGTGGCTTTCACAGCGCTGCTACGAGAGCTACGACTCGTGTGGAGATCACGGGTTGGAGTATCACACTAGAGAAACACAGGACTGA